The following proteins come from a genomic window of Maribacter sp. HTCC2170:
- a CDS encoding M24 family metallopeptidase, producing the protein MKRRNFINKSIIGAGAAITASAISCTSKNEKIGQQEPNQVKSMIKDVSPISLGEIKSRIQKAQNLMVEQGVNALILDAGTSLKYFTGLSWWPSERPLVAIIPASGSLSYICPGFEKDRLEEILKVKGKIYAWQEDESPYEQIAVSLKESNIINGKIGIEERLRFFIYNGIKKEAPHFEYVSADPITIPCRIIKTSAEIALMQRATNITIEAIQMGFQNLKVGSSPSDFSPVVASAHRALGANHAFAMANFAEASAFPHGSTKPQILKKGDVVLVDCGCTVHGYNSDISRTIVFGAEPTERQREIWVLEKKAQSAGYSAAQVGAPLHNVDEAARKVLTDAGFGPDYKLPGLPHRTGHGIGMDGHEWGNAVRGNELLIEPGMCFSIEPNISIVGEFGVRLEDCVYMTENGPKWFSDPSPSIKQPFV; encoded by the coding sequence ATGAAAAGAAGAAACTTTATCAATAAATCAATCATAGGTGCTGGCGCCGCCATTACTGCCAGCGCAATTTCATGCACTTCTAAGAACGAAAAAATCGGCCAGCAAGAACCAAATCAAGTAAAATCTATGATAAAAGACGTATCGCCAATATCCTTGGGAGAAATAAAAAGCAGAATACAAAAAGCCCAAAATCTGATGGTTGAACAAGGTGTGAATGCCCTGATATTAGATGCTGGAACCTCCCTCAAATATTTTACAGGCCTCTCGTGGTGGCCAAGTGAACGTCCACTTGTTGCCATAATTCCAGCTTCTGGAAGTTTAAGTTATATATGTCCCGGGTTTGAGAAGGATCGTTTAGAAGAAATACTAAAGGTGAAAGGTAAGATATATGCTTGGCAAGAAGATGAAAGCCCTTATGAACAAATCGCTGTATCGCTTAAAGAATCCAATATCATAAATGGCAAGATTGGCATTGAGGAAAGATTACGGTTTTTCATTTATAATGGCATTAAGAAAGAAGCTCCACATTTTGAATATGTTAGTGCTGACCCAATTACCATTCCCTGCAGAATTATAAAAACCTCCGCAGAAATAGCTTTAATGCAGCGGGCTACCAATATAACAATAGAGGCTATACAAATGGGGTTTCAGAATTTAAAAGTAGGCTCCAGTCCGTCAGATTTTTCACCTGTAGTGGCCAGTGCACATAGAGCTTTAGGAGCTAATCATGCGTTTGCAATGGCAAATTTTGCCGAAGCTTCTGCTTTTCCCCACGGTAGTACCAAACCACAAATATTAAAGAAAGGTGATGTTGTTTTAGTTGACTGTGGTTGTACGGTTCACGGTTATAATTCTGACATTAGTAGAACCATCGTTTTTGGAGCTGAGCCAACCGAACGTCAAAGAGAGATATGGGTATTAGAGAAAAAAGCGCAATCAGCTGGTTATAGCGCAGCACAAGTTGGAGCCCCCTTACATAATGTAGACGAGGCCGCTCGAAAAGTATTGACCGATGCCGGTTTTGGACCGGATTACAAACTCCCCGGATTACCACATAGAACTGGTCATGGTATTGGAATGGATGGTCATGAATGGGGAAATGCCGTGCGAGGAAACGAACTACTTATTGAGCCCGGAATGTGTTTTAGTATAGAACCTAATATTTCAATAGTTGGGGAGTTTGGTGTACGACTAGAGGATTGCGTATATATGACAGAAAATGGACCAAAATGGTTTTCTGACCCAAGCCCTTCAATTAAGCAACCTTTTGTTTAG